One Thioclava electrotropha DNA segment encodes these proteins:
- a CDS encoding SIP domain-containing protein, whose protein sequence is MPRTFVWIAADASVPRALRDDLTARGHPKEWLKAAGYWIAGQADGSAKDL, encoded by the coding sequence ATGCCGCGGACATTTGTCTGGATCGCCGCCGACGCCAGCGTCCCCCGCGCTCTGCGCGACGACCTGACCGCCCGCGGTCATCCGAAGGAATGGCTGAAGGCGGCAGGATACTGGATTGCCGGACAGGCCGACGGCTCGGCCAAGGATCTGTGA